One segment of Clostridia bacterium DNA contains the following:
- a CDS encoding AAA family ATPase — protein MAVVEDVQVLQVLRGFNPWWSTGTVPGDLLRPFPRIPFHEAIRLLARRDLRRAVILSGARRVGKTTILYQVADRYLKQGWPPERILYVSFDHPILKLVSLESLVEIFQVNVAAGSPEVLLLLDEIHYASDWAAWLKILVDQHPGYRIVATGSASARLQVEGAESGAGRWTDVQVPPLSFYEYLQLRNLPVPPMPKGLDLAALAALPAPEAQALVTRAKAVEPHLPRYLLAGGFPETALA, from the coding sequence GTGGCCGTTGTGGAAGACGTCCAGGTCCTGCAGGTCCTGAGGGGATTCAATCCGTGGTGGTCCACCGGCACCGTGCCGGGGGACCTGCTCCGCCCGTTTCCGCGCATCCCGTTCCACGAGGCCATCCGCCTGCTGGCGCGGCGGGACCTGCGCCGCGCCGTGATCCTCTCCGGCGCCCGGCGCGTGGGCAAGACGACCATCCTGTACCAGGTCGCGGACCGTTATCTCAAGCAAGGATGGCCGCCGGAGCGGATTCTTTACGTCTCCTTCGACCACCCGATCCTGAAGCTCGTCAGCCTCGAGAGTCTCGTCGAGATCTTTCAGGTGAACGTCGCCGCCGGCAGTCCGGAGGTGCTGCTCCTTCTTGATGAGATCCATTACGCGTCGGACTGGGCAGCTTGGCTCAAGATCCTCGTCGACCAGCACCCGGGTTACCGCATTGTGGCGACGGGATCGGCCAGCGCCCGCCTCCAGGTGGAGGGCGCCGAATCCGGCGCGGGACGCTGGACGGACGTCCAGGTGCCGCCGCTTTCGTTTTACGAGTACCTGCAGCTGCGCAACCTTCCGGTGCCGCCCATGCCGAAGGGTCTCGACCTCGCGGCACTCGCCGCTCTTCCGGCCCCTGAGGCGCAGGCGCTGGTCACGCGCGCGAAGGCGGTCGAGCCGCACCTGCCCCGCTACCTCCTGGCCGGCGGTTTTCCGGAAACGGCCCTCGCG